The sequence below is a genomic window from Lycium ferocissimum isolate CSIRO_LF1 chromosome 9, AGI_CSIRO_Lferr_CH_V1, whole genome shotgun sequence.
ACTACTAGGATACTCGcttatctttattttaaatGCTAGTAATAATAGTTATATAAGTAAAAGTTACTGTAATTATCTTTAAATACAATTTTgccactttttattttttggaatttttgaagttggatttgagattggagttgtgtttggccataatttttgtaaataatatttgCGTTGGAATGTaccttttctaaaaaaatatgaaatctGATTTGTAATCCTAATTTCTAAAAACTAACAAAATCACCcaaaacaattaataaatataacCAGTGCGAGAAATATATCAACTATACTTGAGATCAACCTATGGAGCGCTCAAGGCGACGATTTCTTTACATTAAAAGCGGCAGAATCGTTCACGTATGCATACGTAAAATATAAAGCATCTCTAAATATAACTTTGTTGTAAAATTCTCAcctgcttcttttctttttatggctTTTAGCACATGATGTTCAATGTTTGTTGTAGTGGAGAGCAACATAAGTTGCCTCTGACCAGtgaaaaaaattgtatgaactttagggtaaaaattgaaaacaaaaaaataaaaataaaggtccAAAACGGAAAatagaaaaagtgaaaaataaggttttggttgttttccaaatttcatttATAACTTCTAGTTCTAAttggaatttttatggccaaacaccataaagcgaaaaaagtgagaaaaaaattccggaaaaaagtgaataactGTCATGGGCAAAGGGGTCCTTACTGTTCAAAACTTGATGGATAATGAGCTCCCCCtatattttttgcttaaataCTAGACTTTTGTCTTCGGCATAGTTCTAACACGAAACGCGTACCTACACACACCACGTGTGTCGTGCTCTAACCACTAGATTAAAGCCTTGACGTGTAATCATGTTTATATTTCAATAAAATGATAACCAAGACCCCCAAAAAAATCTAGGCCTCGTTAAAACCATGTTAATTTTCATGATTATTTATTAATAATCATACAAGCagtaaatttttatataaaagatACATACAATACACTTCATTGATATATCGATTGGTGGGGATAAATACTACCTTCAAAACACTAGAATTGTGGTAACATGAATACGTTCTCTCCATTTTTAATGTACAAGGTATCAAGTTCgaattctaaaaataaaaagagaatctAATAAGTGTAGTATTTTTTATGAAAGCTAGTGTACTAAATATAGGGTTTTCCCTGCCAGTCCAGAAGATATAGAGATATATACGGATCAACCCCCACATTTCCACTTTTGTAAATTATTAGACAacaaaagtataatttttttcctcttttgatTCACTTTCTGAGAAAATGAGCAGTGGAGATCTTCTTAATATCGAACCCCTTGACCTCAAATTTCGCTGTTAGTTTCCTCATTTCccatctctctctttttctctttttttttttttttttttttggtttcttttttgcatattctttttaatgcattttttttttcctaatgtGGTTACTCAGTCGAGCTGAAGAAGCAGATCTCTTGTTCAATTCATTTGTCAAATAATACTGAAAATCATGTCGCTTTCAAGGTTACATTCCCtaactttatttgaaaaaaaatacttattgAATTATTGTATATAATTGCAACTTTGAATTGTtgtatatactttttttttttttttcaggtcAAAACTACGAATCCCAAAAAGTATTGTGTTCGACCCAACACAGGAATTGTGTTGCCTCGATCAACTTCTGAAGTTACAGGTACCTAATCAAGAATATaatcaagaaggaattaactttatttttccaaaattttccacTTATTTAGATATCCCTGTGAAGTCTTTTaaatttctccaaatttctatgAAGGGTTACTTAGTCAAAATTTTTAGGAGTTagtagtattttcttaaggataTATTTGCCTTTCGGAATCAGcctccctacctttcaaggtggggggtaaggtctgcgtacactctaccctccccaaaccccacattgtgggattctactgagtatgttgttgttgttgtagtattttcttaaggagtgtgcCAAAGTCCAATGGACACTTATTATGGACCGGAAGGAGTATAGAGTAATAGTACAAGCTTAGCATAATACATGGATAACTAAGTGGTGGAACTATTGGTAAATGGTAATCATggaaaatttgtgaatattcacaagCAAAGGGATCAAAAGTGCACATTTCGAGTAATTAAAGGTTAAATGTGCTTAGTCAGGTACGCTTTGAGGGACCAAAAATATAATTATCCCCAAAAAGATTGTTTTATGTGGGTTCtaggaaaaatgatgaatttttgGAAAGTGAAGTCGTTTAAGGTGTTTTGGATTTTGAGGATGAAAATTTAAATAGTGTAAGTTGAATTTCGATATAGGCTTTGTGTTTTATGCTTTTAAAGCCATGGTGGTAATTAATGTTTGTTTATGCATCTTTTGTAGTTACAATGCAAGCTCAGAAGGAGGCCCCTTCTGACATGCAATGCAAGGACAAGTTTCTACTTCAGAGTGTAGTTGCAACTCCTGGCATCGTTCCGAAAGATATTACTCAAGAAATGGTAAAAGTACCATTCATTATATCAGTATTAGTTTGTCAAGACTAGAAAAATACGGTAACATTGTCATATTTTACGTCCAACTAGTGTTTGATTCTAAACATAGCGTTGACAATTGAATTAAGATAAAAAGAAGTTGCATCAACTATAGTTGTTGTATTAAACTATAATTTTAGTTTGTTGAATTGTAAAATCTCTTTGTAGTTCAATAAGGAGGAAGGACGTGTTGTTGATGAGTGCAAGTTGAAAGTGATTTATCTTCCCCCACAATCGCCACCATCTCCGGTTGCAGAAGGATCAGAAGAAGGTTCTTCACCAAAGGAATCCATGAAAGATAATGGCCATCAGAATGGCTCTGAGGTTGTTTACTTATTATTTCACTTGTGTATGGCTTTAACGATTTTAGTGGATGTTGAATCTGTATTTGGGAACCGTGATCAAAGATTTGATATCATTGTTACCTTCAGGCgtctataattttatttaaactgATGACAAATTATCAGAGATGAATGTTCCTCTTGATAACATATCTCCAATTAAAAGTCATTAACCTGTGTGCTCTTGAGTGCGTgtcatacttatatataggaggtcatatttaatgaattttctaGTCATATGTCCAATAAAAATTCATTAATATATGTGTTTCTGAGTGTCCATCATACTTGTAtgtgtatgaatatgaaaaGTCTATGTATTATATACTTAAGGCCAAATGCCTGACTACTCTTTTTAGCTGGGTTAATCTTACCCCTGTATATAACTCAGActcttttttggatttttattaGCTCCTTAGTCTTATGATAGGCCCTTTGTTTTGCCAGCTCTTTAGACTTATGATGATAGGTTTTTTGTTATCTTTGTATGAGCTGATATTTCCTCCTCTTTTGCAACTATGCATCTCCTTGATGCCTTTGTGATTATAAAACaattacttcatcaaaaaaaaaaaaaggagtgtGTGGCGTGTTCTTTTTGAGTTTTGACTACTAGTCATATCTGGTGAGTTGTGGTAGATCGGCTATGACATGTGTACAGTGCATGCTCCTACGATTAACTCAGGCCGTGTTAACTCTATGTCCTTGTATATACATCATATGTGGATGGTAAATAATGAAAAAGAGCTAGGTAATTCAGAAATATCTTAGAGGTGCAAGACGTGTCATTGATGACTTGATGTGTCAGCATTAGTTAAGATTTTCTCATCACATTTTTCTTACATGTATATTATGGTAGaagattttatgaaaaattGCAATAGTGGTGTGTTGTCGGGATCTAACCGGTCTCCTGCTAACAACTTTTATGGTAGAACGGGGTTAGCAACTTAAACTAATGGTTGTTGATCACATCACAAAGGACATTTAAATTCTTTGGCTGAACTATGGTTCAGAAAGAACTAGCTTTATCCTTGACTTCTTTTCAGTTAGTTTCAAGTTCTTATACTTCCACTCAAGAATATGAGTAATAGAAGTCTACCATGCTGAAATATCTGTTTCACCAGTTTGCTCTCCCAAGATGTCAGAAGTGTTTAATGTGTTAAGGTCGAACTCATTTTGAATAGCTTATGAACGTGATGACTCATTTCGTATGCTTGCTGCTACAGTTCTACCAATGTCCCAAAACTATCTTAGAAGAAGGAGTTCTCTTTGAACAAGCATTGGACTATAAATTGTAATAATATCCAATGTGACATTGAGCTGTGGACAATCTGGTTTAGCATGGTtgctttcttttcttaattaatACATGGGATTATTTTGCAGGGAGCAGTTAGTAACCTGAGATAGATGGTAGAAGCATGTGGCGCTCCAGTCATAATTACCTATTTATCTTGATAGCTAGGTTTATGCCCTTTAACATGATATATCATTTGATCCCTACATTCTACCTTGTGCAAGAACCTATAATATATTATCCCAACCATCCTAATTTGTTTGACTCCTTCCATTCTGTTCATCCCCCCCAAAAATGGCAGCTTTCTATATTCAGAAAGTATTTAATTGTTGACAGTCCAGTTTTACCAATAACATGACGTGTTGGCTCCATCAGAGATACAAAGCCAAAGTGTTTGGTACAAGGGTACTTTCGaaatttaattcatttatttttaaaatttcaaaagtcttctttccTTTCAGAAACTTTATATCCGGTCAAATTGGGATAGATGgactattaaatatttttagtttttgtttgtTCAGTATTGGTTCTTCTAACATGCTTCATCTTGAAATCTGGTTGATGATTCAATTAAGTGAATAGTACTCTTTTCATGTTTGATTCTACATTCCTTCCCTCATTCTCTTATGCTATGTATGGTTCCAAAAAGGAGAGGGAAAAGATAAGCGAGAGAAGTTCACTGGTTAACTACTTCCTAGGTGGAGCATCAGTCATTCTAGGGTACAGTCGCAATCTGAAGGTTGTCGTGAAAGAgatactttttcttctttttatccAACTTAGGATGCGCTGAAAAGGTGGTGAACCAAAACCTCCTCGTTTCCTTCTGTATGGAACGAGGACAATAACCAATTGCCCTTCCAATTTTAGTTCCCCTCTTTCATCCTAAACCAAAATTAGTATTCATATTAGCGTACTTATCTTATTGGACCAGTTCTGTTCTGGGTAAGTGGCTGCTAGATTTGTACTACCATCTCACTTTCTATTATACTTTTAACTCgtttatcaaaaacaaaaacaaatagtGAAAGTCCTGGCTTATAACTACAGGATGTAATTCCAAAAATGGCATGGTGCATGAGGCAGTTATACTGTTGTGTAGTTGACATAGTGCTGGCCAGGTTTATCTGCTTTGTTAAATTTATCAAAAGTGAATGGACAAAGCTTTCATGTATTTAATGCGTTTGTTGGTTAAGCATCCGTTGGATGAAGCACTTCTTAAGGTATATTGTTGCATTTTGTTCTGTCAACTAAGCAGAAAAGAGGGAAGGAAGCAAATCCCCGATTTCTTTCCAATTAAGGTTACTTGCTTCAATTATGTTTCCTCTTCTTCAGGATATGCTTTTCTGTTTCCCGCTTCTAGAAATGGACTACCATCAGCATAGGACCTTTTAGGTCCACTTGCTTTGCTTTAATTGTTCCTTATTGTTGAGAAGTGAGAACACATACTATTTATCATCTAGCAACTCAGGCTTTCTTGTGCCGTTCCCATTCAGCTCTTCTAAATTCCTTTTGAAGTTTTGATGCATGTAGTTGCTCAATCTATAAATATGTCCAAAATGATATATAGGCCTGCTGCCTTTATTACAGTTGATATGGCTAATCTGAATGTTTTATATTTCAGGATAAATCAGTTATTTCTAGATTGATGGCTGAAAAAGCTTCTGCCCTTCAGCAGAGCAACAGGCTTCGTCAAGAGCTGGTGAGCTTTACGCTAGCTTCTTTAATTCCTTTTTCGTATCACCTAAAATTCCGATGCTTTTGTGAAGTTAAAGCAATTTGAGTATCTGTAATcaatttggttttgtttttcttttctcctgATTAGTCCAGGTCTCATTCTTTGTTTAAATAATGTCTAGTAAACAAAACTCGGATGAATAGACAAACTAGTTGCTTTTGACAGTTTAGGCTGGCTTTTTGCTATCCTTTTAGTCAGAATGCTCACTTCTGAAATAATTTGTGTAGGAACTTGTAAAGCGTGATATGACTAGAAATCGCAGCGGTGGCGTTTCCTTCATCCTTGTCATCATGGTTGGCTTGCTGGGAATAGTTTTGGGGTACGTTCTCAAAAGGTCATGATCACTCATCGGATAATCAGTCATTTTACATTTGTATCTCGACTCTCTAGCGATCAGTGGAAAAAGGAGACTGTGACCTGTTATTGCAGCAATTCTCACATTGTCTTAGTTAGCTGCAGTCTTAAGTAGGAAAAATTTGTGCAGCTAGAACCCTTCAATTGGCCtacattatttttatataactcATAGTTTCTCTTGTTGGAATTGCTTTGAATGGGTAAATCAATTGTTTGTTCTTGAGGAAACTGCTCGACTTCAATTTCTACTTTTCGTAAGTGAGAATGAATTTTTTCAAATTGCTCAAACCCCCCACGCAGTTCTTTTGAATTTCGAATAGTTTTCGACTCCAAGTAATGGTTAGGAATGATAATTCTAGATAATACCTCATGATACAAAAAATTTTAAAGAGGAGGATGTTGATAATTAGGGGGGAAATTGATATACAACTTTGAAGTTGCAGGAAGAGTTTGACCtttaacataaatacataatctCTCGTTTCAGAATGAGATTTTTGATTTACTAACAAATTAAGTGCAAACATATCTCGGGTCTAATTTCTTCTCGAGGAAACcaattttttaaaccaaattaaGCCACACTAAAGTAGTTTTTCCATAAAATTacaagacaaaaaaataattaataatattacgcaaaaaaaaaaaaaaatggttttgttTTGGGTACACATGTGAACCATGCTATTTAACTGAATGAACTTCTTATTTCTTGGCATAAGCAAAAAACCAATGGAAAAGCTAAATGTCATCTCGTGCTTCCTCGTGTTGTTATTTTTCACTAGTTTTTGTCAGGTTAAGTATCAGTAGCTAGTTGTCTGTTGAGTTgtgataattttaaaaatggtACCTTATGTTTGAAAGTAGATTTATTATAAttccttaaatatatttttgaatGATTTAGATTCTCTAAGTTTGTAAAAATTAACATTCTTAGTCTTCCTCAATTATTCAATAAATTTTAACTGTTAGATTTAATGAAATtgtagaaagaaaaaagatttaacAGGAACTTTTTTTTGGAGATGCaatttttgctttttttctttatttttggtgtttgaGGTAGGTTTTTAGGTGCAATTTCTGCTATTTTTAGCTATTTATGGTGGTTGATGCAGTTTTTGATATGATTTTTGAACTTTGACAGAACTTTCTTGGTGTTTTTACcaatttttttcccaaagatTCTGTTAAATCTAACATTCagaatatattaaatatttaacATATACGAAAATTATTtgcttttgacaaacttaaaggaatcaaaatatttcaaaaattatttaaaatctATCCCAATCATAAGAGActatttttgtattttctttatgtGAATAGTATTAATGCACCAACATGGGTTCTGGCGGATGATTGGGTCCGTCCACCTTCTAAAGAGAGGTATCAAATTCGAACCCCCGGGAAAGAAAAAGTTTTTGTTGTAAATGCCACCCCCAAAAATAGACCACATAGTATGGAGCTCTATCATGGATTTTGAACAGCGGGTGGAAGAAAAATAATACCGTATAGTATTAGTGCCATCTTCCTCTTGATGACAGAGGCGGAGCTAGGTAGGCTCCAGGGGGTCATCCGAACTCCTGcgacaaaaaattacaaaaagatATACaagatgaaaattattttctcatgtatatagatgttgaacccccttgacttcttcgtgtatttatttcttcatatttttgaaccccttaGATGAAAATCACGTTTCCCTCACTGCCTGATGAGTAAAgttaacttcttcttcttctttttttctttttcaatcaGGGAGCTCCAAAGCGGTGGTGTGTGGTAGATGAATGGGCAAGTGATGTCACATTAGCAGCATTTTTAGACAGAACATGTAAACGTGGCCACTGCGTGGATTTACAACCTGGAAAACCTTGTTACTTGCCTTTAACAATTCGTAGCCATGCTTCCTATGTTCTCAACCTCCTCTATAGGACAAAAACCAGAAAATGTCCTCCTCATTTGGGCATCCTTAAATCAGTTGATCCCTGTAAGTTTCTCTCTATTTTAACTTTGGGTGATCACAAAATGGCTTGGAAATATGCGGtctagattttttatttttttttcggtttaccttatttgcttcatgagtgaaatttttaactttaaacGTTGAAGATTCACCCATAGAGCAAGCGGAATCCAAAAAATCAATATCACCAATGTTGAAAATCATTGGATTTTATTTACATGTTAACTTTAGATGATCCCAAGTGGAGTTAGCTTGCTAGCTAGCAATAGATTAGAAGTAGattcaaaattaaatttaatgttATCAAGATCTtgaattttattgaaaatataGGTTCTaatcttaaattttttgttatGGGCGTGTTTgttatgaaggaaaatattttttctaaaatgatttttttttattattatatttgataagcaaaaaaaaaaaaaaattaattttttttacataatttaagCAAATACTATAAAAGTAAATGTATGGAGAAGGATGAGCAGGGCGGAcaggtttaaaaaatgaaattttgctATGCGGGGCAGCGTAGGACAGGCAGGTTGAATTCTTTGCGAGTTAAGGTGAACCCACCCCGCAATCGCCCCGCCCCCACGCCACCGCAAATAGTATAGAAGGActccatttatttttttaacttcacTTTAAATACCTTTTGCAATTAAAAACACCTAAGTATCTCCTTCCTACGTACCAAAATATCATTTGTTCTGTAATTGTAGCAAACTGTTCTAAACCTTAAATAAATTGTACTCCATACTTATTTGGTTTATGTTAATCTGCTAATCTTGCAGCTTATGGTGATTGCAAGTATCCATAAATGGAGTTGCTCAACAAGAGAGTTCTTACAATTAGAGGATGCAATTAAGTGCTCTTTTCTAATTACAGTAATGGTAATTATGAAGCATTGTTGAAGAAAAAATGATTGCTTCTTAGATCGTCTATCAACCATTTTAGCAAATGTGCAATAGATGTTCCTCTATTTTGGTTTCTGTATGGAATATATTTCAGATAATATAGCAGCCTCTTGATCCGAATTTTCTGAATAGGACTTTAGATATGGAGTTTTGATTTATGATTATCCAATCAAAACAAAGTGATAAATGAGAGTAAAGAGAGGAAAGAATACTAAGGTAAATAACATTTTAATCTGTTCGTTCAACTCATGTCTTCCTCATTGAGCTTAGGAAGATGAAATtaatggatgattttcattcttatctcattaaatcacttaatcatgataaatttgtgtaatttaacataaaattttgaTGTGAATAAAATTTACCTACCATTTAACTGATCattaagttcaaaatcatcTAAACATATTGTCGtggaaaaaaaaggaacagaTGAATCAAATCGTTTAAATATGTGAATATAAAGTACGAGTTAGACATATAAATTATATGAAATTAAAGTTCATAATAGATGTATTTCTACGATTAAGAAATATCAAGCCCAATTCATGATCAGTGTTGTTAAAGTCCAAAAATATGCTGTAAGGTCCAACCTCATATGGGCAAGTTCCTTCAGGCCTCAAAATGATGAGCCCGTTTTACCGGACCAAAGTTCAAGTGATTGTTAGTTCATCTTGAAACCCAAGCTAATGCAACATATCAAATTTGGCAAAAACAATCTGTACAAAGGGGGNNNNNNNNNNNNNNNNNNNNNNNNNNNNNNNNNNNNNNNNNNNNNNNNNNNNNNNNNNNNNNNNNNNNNNNNNNNNNNNNNNNNNNNNNNNNNNNNNNNNTTTTTATTTGGAACAAATTTGTTTCATTTGTCTACTTCTTCGCATCTCTGTTTTGCTCCAATTTGTAATCCAGTATGATAATTAGTCGGTTCTGTTAAACTAGCTACTACCAGCAGTGATGGATgtacattttaaatttaataaattcaattttcagatttttgggTGTTGAATTCATTGTACGATTAAATTCATGGATTCAAATCTAATAATTATTGAGATTTTAGTGTAGTTATTTTCCGCACTATATCGATGTTGCATTTGTT
It includes:
- the LOC132030373 gene encoding vesicle-associated protein 1-1-like, whose translation is MSSGDLLNIEPLDLKFRFELKKQISCSIHLSNNTENHVAFKVKTTNPKKYCVRPNTGIVLPRSTSEVTVTMQAQKEAPSDMQCKDKFLLQSVVATPGIVPKDITQEMFNKEEGRVVDECKLKVIYLPPQSPPSPVAEGSEEGSSPKESMKDNGHQNGSEDKSVISRLMAEKASALQQSNRLRQELELVKRDMTRNRSGGVSFILVIMVGLLGIVLGYVLKRS
- the LOC132069436 gene encoding glucan endo-1,3-beta-D-glucosidase-like encodes the protein MEKLNVISCFLVLLFFTSFCQGAPKRWCVVDEWASDVTLAAFLDRTCKRGHCVDLQPGKPCYLPLTIRSHASYVLNLLYRTKTRKCPPHLGILKSVDPSYGDCKYP